In Ruminococcaceae bacterium R-25, one genomic interval encodes:
- a CDS encoding putative membrane protein, producing the protein MDKLAEKAVALGVCLSVCFGVAGICYAKTRDEEPLLEPEVSEPVQEDVKTPSKTADVNIKDETVYVLANSDGTVKKVIVSDWIKNAKADNEIIDDTKLTDIKNVKGNETYSINGDHMKVWDAEGNDIYYQGSTAKALPVDVSVSYKLDGKTMSAKEIAGKSGRVTIRFDYKNNQYEMVDIGGKKEKIYVPFAMLTGIELDDDKFSNVEVTNGKVVNDGTRTVVAGLAFPGLQDNLAISKDKLEIPDYVEITADVKDFSLGMTVTIATNDLFNELDADKLNEDEVRDSMNSLTDAMDKLLDGSSKLYGGLDTLLSKSKELVDGIDKLAEGAKELRDGAASLDDGTGKIKSGISELSNGLNTLSSKSDDLTGGAKQVFNSLLDTATKQIQAAGISIPKLTISNYSQVLNKVIDSLDETNVYNQALDSVSKAVEANRDKITEKVTETVEDQVKTKVTQATKEKVASGVEAGIRTQVTAGVIEASLGMSKEEYDAAVEAGNITEEVQSQIDAAIEAKMSSDEITAKIDGMVKEMMSADETVSAIDAAVEDQMKSDAVKKTISDNVEIQIKKAIADNMASDAVQNKLKEASEGSKQIISVKTSLDSFNAFYLGVIAYTDGVDSAAKGASKLSSGATELKAGTEKLKSGSAQLYDGALKIKDGVPALVDGVSKLKDGSMKLSDGLDKLNKEGISKIVDLVDGDIGNTLDRLKATVDVSKKYKSFSGISDDMDGEVKLIYRTEEIKSEA; encoded by the coding sequence ATGGATAAGTTGGCTGAAAAAGCGGTAGCTCTTGGTGTTTGTTTATCGGTATGTTTCGGTGTAGCAGGAATATGCTATGCCAAGACAAGAGATGAGGAACCTTTATTGGAACCTGAGGTAAGTGAACCTGTTCAGGAAGATGTGAAAACACCTTCAAAGACAGCAGATGTTAACATTAAGGATGAGACTGTTTATGTTCTCGCTAATTCTGACGGAACAGTCAAAAAAGTAATCGTCAGCGATTGGATAAAGAATGCAAAAGCCGATAATGAGATCATCGACGATACAAAACTTACCGACATCAAGAATGTTAAAGGCAACGAAACGTATTCTATAAACGGAGATCACATGAAAGTGTGGGATGCCGAAGGTAACGATATCTACTATCAGGGAAGCACGGCGAAAGCACTCCCTGTTGATGTCAGCGTTTCATATAAGCTTGACGGTAAGACCATGTCAGCAAAAGAGATTGCAGGAAAGAGCGGCAGGGTAACTATCAGATTCGACTATAAGAACAACCAGTATGAGATGGTCGATATCGGCGGAAAGAAAGAGAAAATATATGTGCCTTTTGCAATGCTTACCGGAATCGAACTGGATGACGATAAGTTCAGCAATGTGGAAGTCACGAACGGCAAGGTGGTAAATGACGGAACAAGGACTGTTGTAGCAGGCCTTGCATTCCCCGGCCTTCAGGATAATCTTGCTATCAGCAAAGATAAGCTCGAGATTCCTGATTATGTCGAGATCACAGCGGATGTTAAAGATTTCAGCCTTGGTATGACAGTAACCATCGCGACTAACGATCTTTTCAATGAGCTTGATGCAGATAAGCTCAATGAAGACGAAGTCAGAGATTCGATGAATAGCCTCACAGATGCAATGGATAAGCTTTTAGACGGTTCTTCAAAGCTTTATGGCGGATTGGATACTTTGCTCAGTAAATCCAAAGAACTTGTTGACGGCATCGATAAGCTTGCTGAGGGAGCAAAAGAGTTAAGAGACGGCGCAGCATCGCTTGATGACGGTACAGGGAAGATCAAGTCCGGTATAAGCGAGCTTTCAAATGGCCTCAATACTTTATCTTCAAAGAGCGATGATCTTACAGGCGGAGCAAAGCAGGTATTCAATTCGCTTCTTGATACTGCAACAAAGCAGATACAGGCAGCCGGAATATCAATCCCGAAGCTCACTATCTCCAATTATTCACAGGTGCTGAATAAGGTTATCGATTCTTTAGATGAGACGAATGTTTATAACCAGGCCCTTGATTCTGTAAGCAAGGCGGTCGAAGCCAACAGGGATAAGATCACTGAAAAGGTAACGGAGACTGTTGAAGACCAGGTTAAAACAAAAGTTACACAGGCAACAAAAGAGAAAGTTGCTTCAGGTGTGGAAGCCGGCATAAGAACCCAGGTTACGGCAGGCGTTATCGAAGCTTCTTTGGGAATGAGCAAGGAAGAATACGATGCTGCAGTTGAAGCAGGTAATATAACTGAAGAAGTACAATCTCAGATCGATGCTGCTATCGAAGCTAAGATGTCATCTGATGAGATCACGGCAAAGATCGACGGCATGGTCAAAGAAATGATGTCCGCAGATGAGACCGTTTCTGCTATCGATGCTGCAGTTGAGGATCAGATGAAGTCTGACGCTGTCAAAAAGACAATCTCTGACAATGTTGAGATTCAGATCAAAAAGGCAATTGCCGATAACATGGCATCAGATGCTGTGCAGAATAAGCTCAAAGAAGCTTCCGAAGGATCAAAGCAGATCATTTCAGTTAAGACCTCTCTTGACAGTTTCAATGCATTTTATCTTGGTGTTATTGCATATACTGACGGAGTAGATTCAGCAGCCAAGGGCGCATCAAAACTGTCATCAGGAGCAACGGAACTTAAAGCCGGAACTGAGAAGCTTAAGAGTGGTTCAGCCCAGCTCTACGATGGCGCGCTTAAGATAAAAGACGGTGTTCCTGCCCTGGTTGACGGTGTGTCGAAACTTAAGGACGGTTCCATGAAGCTTTCTGACGGTCTGGATAAGCTTAATAAAGAGGGCATAAGCAAGATTGTAGACCTCGTTGACGGTGATATTGGCAATACTTTAGACCGTTTGAAGGCCACTGTCGATGTATCGAAAAAGTATAAGAGTTTCTCCGGAATCAGTGATGATATGGATGGTGAAGTTAAGCTGATCTACCGTACAGAGGAGATAAAGTCTGAAGCCTGA
- a CDS encoding putative membrane protein, which yields MSKQNRSSKTKTIALLGILTGLIILMAFTPVGYLRVGVVSISFLMIPVAVGSLAKGPWAGAALGTVFGITSFVQCFGMDAFGTYLASKNVFFTFVMCVVCRALAGLCAGFIYKLITKLTKNVLVRSSLTGLSAALFNTVFFVSALILLFGKAVVSEATGLSAELTFFALFAAIVGINAVLEAIASFIVTGAVGTALFKAKLIED from the coding sequence ATGTCAAAGCAAAATCGCAGTTCAAAGACCAAGACCATAGCGCTTCTTGGCATCCTTACGGGACTTATCATCTTAATGGCTTTCACACCCGTAGGATATCTCAGAGTCGGAGTTGTCTCCATCTCATTTCTCATGATCCCCGTTGCAGTCGGCAGTCTTGCCAAGGGTCCCTGGGCCGGTGCGGCTTTGGGAACGGTATTCGGCATTACGAGCTTTGTACAGTGCTTCGGAATGGATGCTTTCGGAACATATCTGGCATCCAAGAATGTGTTCTTTACATTCGTCATGTGTGTCGTATGCAGAGCACTGGCAGGTTTATGCGCAGGCTTTATCTACAAGCTCATTACCAAGTTGACTAAGAACGTTCTGGTCAGATCTTCTCTGACGGGCCTTTCGGCTGCACTTTTCAACACTGTATTTTTTGTAAGTGCCCTGATCCTTCTTTTCGGTAAGGCAGTAGTAAGTGAGGCTACAGGACTCAGTGCCGAGCTCACGTTCTTTGCGCTCTTTGCTGCAATCGTAGGAATCAATGCTGTTCTTGAGGCTATTGCTTCATTCATCGTTACAGGCGCTGTAGGAACTGCGCTTTTCAAGGCTAAGCTCATCGAAGATTAA
- a CDS encoding pantothenate kinase, whose product MVLAIDIGNTHILLGCFEDRKILFKELLSTDRSYTDLEYASLIKSALEFNGASFDQIEGAIVSSVVPSVTGTIKIAIERFAQVTPVVVGPGVKTGLKIKIDNPAQLGSDLVVSAVAGIKEYGVPQINIYMGTATAFSLIDSEKTFLGTSIGAGMGIAAEALSSKTSQLPNVAFETPKKVIGTNTVDSMKSGLICQNAALIDGMIDRIEEEYGDKCVIVATGRYASIVTPLCRHKVICDMELILKGLIEVYFKNCSN is encoded by the coding sequence ATGGTACTTGCAATCGACATCGGAAACACACATATCCTTTTAGGTTGTTTTGAAGACCGTAAGATCCTTTTTAAAGAACTCTTATCGACTGACAGGTCCTATACGGATCTGGAATATGCTTCGCTTATTAAGTCGGCATTGGAGTTTAACGGCGCTTCTTTCGATCAGATCGAAGGTGCCATAGTTTCTTCCGTTGTTCCTTCCGTTACGGGAACGATAAAGATCGCAATCGAGAGGTTTGCTCAAGTCACTCCGGTCGTTGTGGGCCCGGGCGTTAAGACAGGCCTTAAGATCAAGATAGATAATCCTGCCCAGTTAGGCAGTGACCTTGTTGTTTCAGCTGTTGCAGGTATTAAGGAGTATGGTGTCCCCCAGATCAATATCTATATGGGCACAGCAACGGCATTTTCGCTCATCGACAGCGAAAAGACTTTCCTCGGAACATCTATAGGCGCAGGCATGGGGATTGCCGCAGAAGCATTGAGCAGCAAGACATCCCAGCTCCCGAACGTCGCGTTTGAGACGCCTAAGAAGGTAATAGGAACAAATACGGTAGACAGCATGAAGAGCGGTTTGATATGCCAGAATGCCGCGCTGATAGACGGCATGATCGACAGGATCGAGGAAGAATACGGCGATAAATGCGTTATCGTAGCTACCGGAAGATATGCTTCTATTGTCACTCCTTTGTGCAGACATAAGGTTATCTGTGACATGGAGTTGATTTTGAAAGGTTTGATAGAGGTCTACTTCAAAAATTGTAGCAATTGA
- a CDS encoding diguanylate cyclase (GGDEF)-like protein, which translates to MNSDNSKRALTFDELASALAKDYESIYVINSADDSYVEYVTDVEHKKLTVRDQGENFYKAVIKNCHELVYPDDQERFLESFRKETVTEVLKNGKSFSLNYRLVINGEPRHYSLKTIKGADDMVIIGVRNVDEQRRRELSNEEKMLTYSRIAGALASRYEVIYYININSNKYTTYSASEVYAQLGTTRQGTDFFTDTISDVKKYIFKDDIDYVLNRLDKKNLLTNLKATGTVALTYRQQLGEGIKYVSLNAVIPKNDPTHIVVGVLNIDAQMKREQSIIEENERFNHVAMALASRYEVIYRVNVETNEYYEFSSSDKYTKLEVGNRGDDFFADSQRNMKRDIYEEDYPMMQEAINKEYILGQLEHSNKMYLHYRLNLDGRPQYVSLVILRLEKDEKHIIVALENVDETKRRELEFEAKIGSAMDLANKDALTNVKNKHAYVSVESAIDDQIANETEDLEFAIAVCDINGLKQVNDEQGHSAGDEYIKDACKIICDVFDHSPVYRIGGDEFVIILRGHDYENRQDLLKRFYNIQVENKRNGLVTLAYGMSEYFPEKDLNVQDVFERADNLMYANKKRFKDQPVNEDAMAIESYSFVRFYELYEQLLSEMVNFDKLDVDLIQQLLGKIGKMFRLSKGITKVYRNAREEAMGKGDVYIPFDNHVEGYEVLTIRAVTSVMSSAVCTVYMANDEEPLSPEELNKVELVMRTVVSFVSRNRLKDIVYELAYYDESGYPNLRTLNRELDKIVKEKTFGSMMAVRYNLRHFSIINQEFGREMGDVIIKNHYDNLKNILGENSLVVRLGGDNFVALGPKEKAKEVADYLFETVIRVDETSKVKVPTSAGIFVPPEGFLPENPGDIMGKIINAYRVAQNGGRSHIVYYTDDLMMIKQKFAKVQQQLSDALANEEFIPYYQPKVDINTGKIIGGEALCRWFRNGQIIQPADFIPALEQTSDICKLDLYMLEQVCKNQRAWLDGGEGRRLVPMSINFSRKHIMNLEIPDVIEKILDKYQIPHEAIEIEFTETTTDVEFSDLKRVVSSLHEKGIYASVDDFGIGFSSLNLLRDIPWKTIKIDKSFVPEEGDAPDSEKCIMFKIVVLMAKSLGFDCIAEGVETEYQIKIMKKYGCDIAQGYYYDKPLPKEEFEARLVTKQYDK; encoded by the coding sequence ATGAATAGCGATAACTCTAAAAGAGCCCTTACTTTCGACGAGCTCGCTTCAGCGCTCGCGAAGGACTATGAGAGCATTTATGTAATTAATTCTGCTGATGACAGCTATGTTGAATATGTAACTGACGTTGAGCATAAGAAACTTACAGTCAGAGACCAGGGTGAGAACTTCTATAAGGCTGTAATCAAGAATTGCCATGAACTGGTCTATCCGGATGACCAGGAGCGCTTTCTTGAGTCTTTCAGAAAAGAAACAGTAACAGAAGTACTTAAGAACGGAAAATCATTTTCGCTCAATTACAGACTGGTTATTAACGGCGAGCCCCGCCATTATTCTCTTAAGACGATCAAAGGCGCTGATGACATGGTCATTATCGGTGTCAGGAATGTTGACGAACAAAGAAGAAGAGAACTTTCGAACGAAGAGAAGATGCTCACGTACAGCCGTATTGCCGGAGCCCTTGCGAGCCGTTACGAAGTCATCTATTACATAAATATCAACAGCAATAAATATACGACATACAGTGCAAGCGAAGTATATGCACAGCTTGGCACTACGCGCCAGGGAACGGATTTCTTTACCGATACTATCTCTGATGTTAAGAAATACATCTTTAAAGATGACATCGATTATGTCCTGAACAGACTTGATAAAAAGAACCTTCTTACAAATCTTAAAGCGACCGGTACTGTTGCCCTTACATACAGGCAGCAACTGGGCGAAGGAATCAAGTACGTCTCATTAAATGCAGTCATTCCGAAAAACGATCCTACTCACATCGTTGTCGGTGTCCTTAATATTGATGCTCAGATGAAACGCGAGCAGTCGATCATCGAAGAAAACGAGCGTTTTAACCACGTTGCAATGGCTCTGGCTTCCAGATATGAAGTTATTTACCGTGTAAACGTTGAGACGAACGAGTACTACGAATTCAGTTCCAGCGACAAATATACAAAGCTCGAAGTGGGCAACAGGGGCGATGACTTTTTCGCTGATTCACAGCGCAATATGAAGCGCGATATCTACGAAGAAGACTATCCCATGATGCAGGAAGCGATTAACAAGGAATATATCCTCGGACAGCTTGAACATTCGAATAAGATGTACCTGCATTACAGGCTGAATCTCGACGGGCGTCCGCAGTATGTATCTCTTGTCATCCTGCGTCTTGAAAAGGATGAAAAACACATCATAGTCGCACTCGAAAATGTTGACGAGACAAAGAGAAGAGAATTAGAGTTCGAAGCCAAGATCGGTTCTGCCATGGATCTGGCTAACAAGGATGCCCTGACCAATGTCAAGAATAAGCATGCCTATGTTTCGGTAGAGTCTGCGATCGACGATCAGATAGCAAACGAGACAGAAGATCTCGAATTCGCTATTGCGGTCTGTGATATCAACGGCCTTAAGCAGGTCAATGACGAGCAGGGCCACAGTGCGGGCGACGAGTATATCAAGGATGCCTGCAAGATCATCTGTGACGTGTTCGACCACAGCCCTGTTTACCGTATCGGCGGCGATGAGTTCGTTATCATCTTAAGAGGACACGACTATGAAAACAGACAGGACCTTTTAAAGCGCTTCTATAACATTCAGGTCGAAAACAAGAGAAACGGTCTCGTCACTTTAGCTTATGGAATGTCGGAATATTTTCCGGAAAAAGATCTTAATGTCCAGGATGTTTTCGAGCGCGCCGATAACCTGATGTACGCGAACAAGAAGCGATTCAAAGACCAGCCTGTAAACGAAGATGCGATGGCAATAGAGAGCTATTCGTTCGTAAGGTTCTATGAGCTCTACGAGCAGCTCTTATCAGAGATGGTCAACTTCGATAAGCTCGATGTCGATCTTATCCAGCAGCTTTTAGGCAAGATCGGCAAGATGTTCAGACTGAGCAAGGGAATCACGAAAGTCTACCGTAATGCCAGGGAAGAGGCGATGGGTAAGGGTGACGTCTATATTCCTTTTGATAACCATGTCGAGGGATATGAGGTCCTGACAATAAGAGCCGTAACGAGCGTTATGTCCAGTGCTGTCTGCACGGTTTATATGGCTAACGACGAGGAGCCGTTAAGTCCTGAAGAACTCAATAAAGTCGAACTCGTTATGAGAACGGTAGTAAGCTTTGTCAGCCGTAACAGACTGAAGGATATCGTTTATGAGCTCGCTTATTACGATGAGAGCGGATACCCCAATCTGAGGACGCTTAACCGTGAATTGGATAAGATCGTAAAAGAGAAAACTTTCGGCAGCATGATGGCTGTAAGATACAACTTAAGACATTTCTCTATCATCAACCAGGAATTCGGCAGGGAAATGGGCGATGTTATCATCAAGAACCATTACGATAACCTCAAAAACATTCTTGGCGAGAACAGCCTGGTCGTAAGACTTGGCGGTGATAACTTTGTTGCCTTAGGTCCCAAAGAAAAAGCTAAAGAAGTTGCCGATTATCTTTTCGAGACAGTTATCAGAGTAGATGAGACCAGCAAAGTCAAGGTGCCTACCAGCGCCGGTATCTTTGTTCCTCCGGAAGGTTTCCTGCCTGAAAATCCCGGTGACATCATGGGCAAGATCATCAATGCTTACCGCGTTGCGCAAAACGGCGGCAGAAGCCACATCGTTTACTATACCGATGATCTTATGATGATCAAGCAGAAGTTCGCAAAGGTCCAGCAGCAGCTCTCGGACGCTCTTGCTAACGAGGAATTCATTCCGTACTATCAGCCGAAGGTCGATATAAATACAGGAAAGATAATCGGAGGCGAAGCTCTCTGCAGATGGTTCCGTAACGGTCAGATCATCCAGCCTGCTGATTTTATACCGGCATTGGAGCAGACAAGTGATATCTGCAAGTTAGACCTCTACATGCTTGAACAGGTCTGCAAAAACCAGAGGGCATGGCTTGACGGCGGTGAGGGCAGAAGACTCGTTCCGATGTCGATCAATTTCTCCAGAAAGCACATCATGAATCTCGAGATCCCTGACGTCATCGAAAAGATCCTCGATAAGTATCAGATCCCGCATGAAGCCATTGAGATCGAGTTTACTGAGACAACGACTGACGTTGAATTCAGTGACTTGAAGCGTGTCGTATCTTCACTCCACGAAAAGGGCATTTATGCTTCTGTTGACGATTTCGGTATCGGATTCTCA